A single Meles meles chromosome 20, mMelMel3.1 paternal haplotype, whole genome shotgun sequence DNA region contains:
- the CISH gene encoding cytokine-inducible SH2-containing protein, with product MVLCVQGPCSLLAVERIGQRPLWAQSLELPEPAMQPLPAGAFLEEVAEETPAQPESEPKVLDPEEDLLCIAKTFSYLRESGWYWGSITASEARQHLQKMPEGTFLVRDSTHPSYLFTLSVKTTRGPTNVRIEYADSSFRLDSNCLSRPRILAFPDVVSLVQHYVASCAADPRSDSPDPAPTPAPPIPKEDVPGDPALPVPTVTAVHLKLVQPFVRRSSARSLQHLCRLVINRLVADVDCLPLPRRMADYLRQYPFQL from the exons ATGGTCCTCTGCGTTCAGGG GCCTTGTTCTTTGCTGGCTGTGGAGCGGATCGGGCAGCGGCCCTTGTGGGCCCAGTCCCTGGAGCTGCCCGAACCAGCTATGCAGCCTTTGCCTGCGGGGGCCTTTCTGGAGGAAGTGGCAGAGGAGACCCCAGCCCAGCCGGAGAGTGAACCCAAGGTGCTGGACCCAGAGGAGGACCTGCTGTGCATAGCCAAGACCTTCTCTTACCTCCGGGAATCTG GCTGGTACTGGGGTTCCATTACAGCCAGCGAGGCCCGGCAACACCTGCAGAAGATGCCAGAAGGCACATTCCTCGTCCGCGACAGCACCCACCCCAGCTACCTCTTCACCCTGTCGGTCAAAACCACCCGAGGCCCCACCAATGTGCGCATCGAGTACGCCGACTCCAGCTTCCGCCTGGACTCCAACTGCCTGTCCAGGCCGCGCATCCTGGCCTTCCCCGACGTGGTCAGCCTGGTGCAGCACTATGTGGCCTCCTGTGCCGCCGACCCCCGGAGCGACAGCCCTGACCCTGCGCCCACCCCGGCCCCGCCTATCCCAAAGGAGGATGTGCCCGGCGACCCGGCGCTGCCCGTGCCCACAGTCACGGCCGTGCACCTGAAGCTGGTCCAGCCGTTCGTGCGCCGAAGCAGCGCCCGCAGCCTGCAGCACCTGTGCCGCCTCGTCATCAACCGCCTGGTGGCTGACGTGGACTGCCTGCCGCTGCCCCGGCGCATGGCCGACTACCTTCGGCAGTACCCCTTCCAGCTCTGA